CCACATCGCCTTTTCTCCTTCTATTTTCTTACTTGGAGTGGCTAAACCATACTTTTTTTCAACAATTCTTGCAATATTGCAGTCGTGCCCTGTTGCATCTATAACACATTTTGCTTCAATCGCAACTGGATCAACATGTAAGCCAGCATCTTTTATAGCACTCCAATTTATAACAACACCATTAATTTTCTCACTTTTAATCATTACATCTTCAATTGTCATTCCATTAAAAATTTTCGCACCACTATCTATAGCGCTTGAAACAAGCTTTGAAACAGCCTCAATAGAATTTGCAACCCAATAATCATCTTTCTTAAAACATTTTATCCCAACTTCTTCAAGCAACTCCTTACCCTGTTTCATAACAATATATGGATAGCCAATTCCTCCGCCCCACATCCCCCCGCCAGGCGCAAGCTTCCTCTCAAAAACAACAACCTTCTTTCCATTTTTTGCAAGATATCT
This region of Thermoplasmatales archaeon genomic DNA includes:
- a CDS encoding thiazole biosynthesis protein, producing the protein MIRDIEITKIIVKNFLEEFLECLELDVAIAGAGPSGLTAARYLAKNGKKVVVFERKLAPGGGMWGGGIGYPYIVMKQGKELLEEVGIKCFKKDDYWVANSIEAVSKLVSSAIDSGAKIFNGMTIEDVMIKSEKINGVVINWSAIKDAGLHVDPVAIEAKCVIDATGHDCNIARIVEKKYGLATPSKKIEGEKAMWADEGEKKTVENTKEIFPGLYVTGMAANAVFGAPRMGPIFGGMLLSGKKVAELIIKKI